The DNA segment GTGGCGCCGCTTCAGCACGAGACGACATTCACGGAGGTCGTTCATGGCCAGCGCCACCAGCTCCCATCCCTGCGCTCCCAGCTCGTTCAGGACGGGCGTCGCGATGAAGCGGACGGCCGCTGGTCGATCGCTCGCCTTGCCGTGCAGGGCCACGCGGCGACCGGAGGAGTCCAACCAGTGGTCGTCTACGACGTGCGCTTCGAGGTATTCCCAGGTATCCATGGCGCCGCTCCCGTCACGTGGTCGACACGGTCGGGGTACAACCTCGTCCAACCACCAGAAAGCATGACAGCCGCTGGGAAGATGTCCCATAGCCCAATGGTCCTAGCCGTGTTCCGTAGCCGTAACGCCCTCTACTGAAGCTCCCATTGCTCGATGTTCCAGGTGATTCGACCCGTGGTGTGGTAGGGCGGGGAGGGCGTCACGTTCTTGACTCGTGCCAGATAGGCGTGGGGGTTGGGATTATCCGTGAGCATGATGGCCGGCAAATCTTCGCTCATGATCTTCGCCATCTCCGCACGCTGCCGAACGCGCTCGTCGGGATCCAGCGTCACGTTGAAGGCCTCGGCGAGCTGATCAAAGGCGGCGTTCTTCCAACCGGTGTAGTTGTCCCCGCGCCAGTGGTTGTCCGCGGTCCCGATCTCGGACGAGCGGTAGCGCCCGATCTGCTGACCCTCAGTGAGGCCGGACGCCTGGACGTACAGAGCCGGGAAGGTGCTGCGAAGCTGCGGGTCGCGCTCCTCCACGGCGGATAGCGGCTGCTCCTGAATGTCGAACCCCGCCTGGCGCCAGTTGCCTGCGAGAACTGGGGGCTCGGCGCGCGTCTGAGGCGAGATGAGGTTGAACGTCAGCTTTCCCTCGGCGGGGCTGGCGAAGAAGCCGTCGGCGCCTTTCTGGTAGCCTGCATCGTTCATCAATCGCTCGCTCATGCGGGGATCGTAGCTGTACTTCGTGATGGCACGATCGATGGAGGGGTAGTACTCGGCCCGCGGATCGAATATCGTGTCCAGGACCGCCAGCTCTCCCGCCCAGACGGTGTCCGCCATCGTTTGTTTGTCGATCCCGTAGGCGAGGGCCTTTTTCACCCGGATGTCCTGGAGCGCCCGAGGATTGACGTAGTCCGGACGATGCTGGATATAGGCCGCAGTGAAGGAGGCGACGGTGAATCCGGCTGTTCCCTGATGTGTGGCCGCCCACTCCTGCTTGAGCTGGAGGAAGTGGGCGAAGGAAATGGTGTCCAGGGCGACGTCGGTTGTGCCGGAGAGCAAGTTGGCGAAAGCGGTGTTCTGGTCGGAGACGAAGAGGAGCCGAATCCGGTCGATCTTCGGTCGGCCGAGGACGTGCTGGTCGAACGCCACCGCCTCGAGGTAGGAGCCCAGCTCCCATCGGTCCAGCTTGAAGGGCCCGGCGCCGACGAACTCGTGGGACCAGTAGGGATCCTGCTGGAAAGCCTCGATGGACTGGTTGAATACCTTCTCGAGGATGTGCCTGGGGAGCGGGACGAGTCCGAACTTCACATCGCCGAGGAGCAGCACTCCCGCGTCCGGATACACGCTCTTCCAGCGAATGGTCAACGAGCGATCGTCCGTGGCGACCACGTCGTCCATCAGGTTGTAGGGAACCGTGGCGGTCCGGAACCCGTTCGATGGGGCCATCACGCTGTAGGTGAACACGAAGTCGTCCGCGGTGAGTGGCGCGCCGTCGTGCCACACGAGGTTTGGCTTCAGGTGATACTTGGTCTCCATCCGTCCATCCGGAAGCACGGTCCACGAGTCGGTATTGAGCTTCGGAAGCGCCTCGGCAAGATAGGGGACCGGTCGCCCCTGTCCATCGTAGAGGTCGAGAAAGGCGTTGAACATTCGCTGCCAGAAATCGGTCGCGCCAGCGGGCGGCAACGGAGCAAAGGCCGCGATGTAGTTGGGCTCGAGGGCAATCGACATCGTCAACACGCGCTCGGCGGCCGGCGAACGGCTCTCCGATTGGACGGAGGGGGCGGTCGGGCTGCCTGTTGCGCAGCTAGCGAACAAGGTCATCTCGATGACAACGACGCCGATCCGCCAGAGACTCATCACCCATCCTCCCGGTATCCCGCGTGAAGCGCTCGATCCGCCCGCTTTCGGGTTCGGCCAACGGTATGCTCACCGTTCCGCGGCGTCAACTATGCGTGGCGCGCCATGCGCCAGAGGTAATCACGCCGCGAACCCGGTCGCAAAGAACAGTTGACGATCGCCCGTGGCGGATGGTAGGCTGCCCAGCGCACTGCGAAATGGGCCAGGGACAAGCTGTGCTTGGATTTCGGGCGCGCGTTGGCTACACCGCACCCGTCACGGCGGTCGAGACGTTCCCCTTCGAGTTCTATCGTATGGCGCCAGAAGGGGTGAGCCTCATGGTTGCCACAACGGTCCGGGCCCGAGGCACCGAGGCCGATGTCGAAGAGACGTTCGACCGAAGCCTGGCAGCCGCCCGGGAGATGGCGGCGGCCGGGGCAAGCGTGATCGTGCTGGGCGGGGCGAGTCCAGGCTTCGCATTTGGGATGGACCGGCTGGCGGACGCGCAGCAGGCGATATCGCGGGACTTTGGCATTCCCGTCACGACTGCGCTGGATGCCCAGGTTTCCGCCCTGCGCGCGTTGGGGGCGAAGCGCGTCGCGGTCGTAACGCCATTTGCCGCCACGCCCACGCGCGAGTTCGCCCGCATTTCCCAATTCGGATTCGAGGTCGTGGGCGTAGGCGGCGGGAATTATTCCCACGCGGATTTTGGCCGTGTCGCAAC comes from the Chloroflexota bacterium genome and includes:
- a CDS encoding ABC transporter substrate-binding protein translates to MSLWRIGVVVIEMTLFASCATGSPTAPSVQSESRSPAAERVLTMSIALEPNYIAAFAPLPPAGATDFWQRMFNAFLDLYDGQGRPVPYLAEALPKLNTDSWTVLPDGRMETKYHLKPNLVWHDGAPLTADDFVFTYSVMAPSNGFRTATVPYNLMDDVVATDDRSLTIRWKSVYPDAGVLLLGDVKFGLVPLPRHILEKVFNQSIEAFQQDPYWSHEFVGAGPFKLDRWELGSYLEAVAFDQHVLGRPKIDRIRLLFVSDQNTAFANLLSGTTDVALDTISFAHFLQLKQEWAATHQGTAGFTVASFTAAYIQHRPDYVNPRALQDIRVKKALAYGIDKQTMADTVWAGELAVLDTIFDPRAEYYPSIDRAITKYSYDPRMSERLMNDAGYQKGADGFFASPAEGKLTFNLISPQTRAEPPVLAGNWRQAGFDIQEQPLSAVEERDPQLRSTFPALYVQASGLTEGQQIGRYRSSEIGTADNHWRGDNYTGWKNAAFDQLAEAFNVTLDPDERVRQRAEMAKIMSEDLPAIMLTDNPNPHAYLARVKNVTPSPPYHTTGRITWNIEQWELQ